One segment of Clavelina lepadiformis chromosome 2, kaClaLepa1.1, whole genome shotgun sequence DNA contains the following:
- the LOC143445850 gene encoding uncharacterized protein LOC143445850 translates to MFVLLIFVLGAVTIIMQKFKCNPNFNKRIKIKKADITALKVDAITNAANESLLGGGGVDGAIHRAAGHELLRECRTLNGCKTGEAKITKGYKLPARHVIHTVGPIGEQPEKLQSCYYNSLELARRNNLSSIAFPCISTGVYGYPNEHAARVALGTVRQWMEENGTNLNLKIIFCLFLEIDKYHYGQLVDVYFPGFSAKSVKSKPELDSHAGSDKIQDNNVQESNSSRERPSQDGVDAINRAGAVSSSPAGGNEKTKEAVTDLDDDKKEKKNSEKVVTEQQEEVDTLTEDKSKTKEEQKDVEALGSKDLKEYETKDEDKRPSKAAKEHGSKDAEKHPVKEKRKSQDVDQSRMEGADETEPDDKPTDSESCAHSENGTSFKKQEKGVDVDTYKQIPSEFV, encoded by the coding sequence ATGTtcgttttgttaatttttgtacTAGGTGCTGTGACAATTATCATGCAAAAGTTTAAGTGTAATCCAAACTTTAAcaagagaataaaaataaagaaagcaGACATCACAGCATTGAAAGTTGACGCCATCACGAACGCAGCCAATGAGAGTCTGCTCGGAGGTGGCGGCGTTGATGGCGCCATCCACAGAGCGGCCGGGCATGAATTGCTGAGAGAATGTCGCACATTGAATGGATGCAAGACTGGTGAAGCGAAGATAACAAAAGGCTACAAGTTACCTGCGCGCCACGTCATTCACACTGTCGGCCCGATTGGTGAACAACCAGAAAAGTTGCAAAGTTGTTACTACAATAGCTTGGAGTTGGCTAGACGGAATAATTTATCTTCGATAGCTTTTCCGTGCATTTCAACCGGTGTTTATGGATACCCTAATGAACACGCAGCTCGTGTTGCATTAGGCACAGTTCGTCAGTGGATGGAAGAAAATGGAACAaacttaaatttgaaaatcatcTTTTGTCTTTTCCTAGAAATCGATAAATATCACTATGGACAGTTAGTTGATGTCTACTTTCCTGGTTTCAGCGCAAAATCTGTTAAAAGCAAACCAGAATTAGATTCTCATGCTGGTAGTGATAAGATCCAAGACAACAATGTTCAGGAGAGCAATTCATCGAGAGAGCGTCCTTCTCAAGATGGCGTGGATGCAATAAACAGAGCAGGAGCTGTTTCATCCTCACCTGCTGGTGGTAACGAGAAAACCAAGGAAGCCGTCACTGATTTAGATGACGAtaagaaagaaaagaagaacTCGGAAAAAGTCGTGACTGAGCAGCAAGAGGAAGTGGACACTTTGACTGAAgataaatcaaaaacaaaagaagagcaaaaagaTGTGGAAGCACTTGGGTCTAAAGATTTAAAAGAGTATGAAACTAAAGATGAAGATAAACGTCCATCCAAAGCTGCAAAGGAGCATGGTTCTAAAGATGCTGAAAAGCACCCAGTTAAGGAAAAACGGAAATCCCAAGATGTAGACCAAAGTAGAATGGAAGGTGCAGATGAAACTGAACCTGATGATAAACCTACAGACTCTGAATCCTGTGCTCACTCTGAAAATGGAACTTCTTTtaaaaagcaagaaaaagGTGTTGATGTAGACACTTATAAGCAGATCCCGTCAGAATTTGTGTGA